Proteins encoded in a region of the Mucilaginibacter sabulilitoris genome:
- a CDS encoding T9SS type A sorting domain-containing protein — translation MNFAFAANVNPKHFKGDTTYLRVTKGKAGKSYLKNGLHLVLPPLKPAVTSSVKVSVSRPDDKLLNDVQVYPNPIKVTDEINLKYTISRNSNVTIKIMDVLGNDITTLFSSRVDSGDHNINYPINNKLTRGFYFVRVVAGTESVIKRISVL, via the coding sequence ATGAACTTCGCCTTTGCCGCTAATGTCAATCCCAAGCATTTTAAAGGCGATACCACCTACCTGCGTGTTACAAAGGGTAAGGCCGGAAAATCATATTTAAAAAATGGACTGCACCTGGTGCTGCCACCGTTAAAGCCGGCGGTAACTTCGAGCGTAAAAGTGAGCGTATCCCGTCCTGATGATAAACTGCTTAATGATGTGCAGGTTTATCCTAACCCCATTAAGGTTACAGATGAGATCAATTTAAAATATACCATATCGCGCAACAGCAATGTCACCATCAAAATAATGGATGTGCTTGGCAATGACATCACCACCTTGTTTTCGTCAAGGGTTGATTCCGGCGATCATAACATCAACTATCCCATCAACAACAAACTTACCCGCGGTTTCTATTTTGTACGGGTAGTTGCCGGTACCGAATCGGTTATCAAACGTATCTCGGTATTATAA
- a CDS encoding M23 family metallopeptidase, producing MIKKFIAIAALCLGFNWGIHAQTTIQSRQYPQNYFRYPLDLSPSTAGSFGELRPQHFHSGLDFKTNQRTGYPVHAAADGYISRVRVQFGGFGRAIYITHPNGYTTVYGHLQSFTPAVAAIVKAYQYEHQTYEADFNLTATQVPVLKNDVVAISGNAGASAGPHLHFEIRDTQTEETINAQLFGLTIPDKVPPTITSIGIYHLNGNPFSEKTPKEFLAVTGIAGNYHLIKSQVLHLSGYIGFGINTTDMNSVSANHNGIYSIELKLDGQTVYTFTVERFAFDQTHAINAYIDYPTFTSSRRWMQKCFIPPGSHISLYPQSINRGVITFDDNALHDVEYVVKDAAGNTSTVKLKVQSEKFTLTPGKIAGTLFHYDQKNEFSTDKVKVIIMPGNLYDDLDFNYSVSPKPASGFSQVHHIHNRLTPIHDSYDIWIKPDVNLGQYADKAVVVSTWGGCQGGYYQDGYVKSKVTSFGDFFIKLDTIPPVIRPLNIHNGSNMAASKGINLRMGDNLSGIKSYIGTIDNKWVLMEWDYKSKILSYTFNGEIAPGKHVFKLTVGDNKNNFSEFKADFYR from the coding sequence ATGATTAAAAAATTTATAGCCATAGCCGCGTTATGCCTGGGCTTTAATTGGGGCATACACGCGCAAACTACTATACAAAGCAGGCAATATCCGCAAAACTATTTCCGCTACCCGCTTGACCTGTCGCCAAGCACGGCTGGCTCGTTCGGGGAACTCAGGCCTCAGCATTTTCATTCCGGGCTCGATTTTAAAACTAACCAACGTACCGGCTACCCGGTACACGCCGCTGCCGATGGCTATATATCAAGAGTAAGGGTTCAGTTTGGCGGTTTTGGCCGAGCCATTTACATTACCCACCCCAACGGTTATACTACGGTTTACGGGCACCTGCAAAGCTTTACACCCGCCGTGGCAGCCATTGTAAAAGCGTACCAGTATGAGCATCAAACCTACGAGGCTGATTTTAACCTTACAGCTACGCAGGTTCCGGTTCTAAAAAATGATGTTGTTGCCATATCCGGCAATGCGGGGGCATCTGCCGGGCCGCATCTGCATTTTGAGATTAGGGATACCCAAACCGAGGAAACCATTAACGCGCAGCTATTTGGTCTTACCATACCCGATAAGGTGCCCCCTACCATTACCTCCATCGGCATCTATCATCTCAACGGCAATCCATTCAGCGAAAAAACACCAAAGGAATTTTTAGCAGTTACCGGTATCGCGGGCAATTATCATCTTATTAAATCGCAAGTATTGCATTTAAGCGGCTATATAGGTTTCGGTATTAACACTACCGATATGAACAGCGTTTCGGCCAATCATAATGGCATTTATTCTATAGAGTTAAAGCTTGATGGGCAAACCGTGTACACCTTTACGGTTGAGCGTTTCGCGTTCGATCAAACCCATGCCATTAACGCTTATATTGATTATCCAACTTTTACCTCATCGCGTAGATGGATGCAAAAATGCTTTATACCGCCGGGCAGTCACATATCGCTTTATCCGCAATCTATTAACCGGGGCGTCATTACATTTGATGATAACGCCCTGCACGATGTTGAGTATGTAGTAAAGGATGCAGCCGGAAACACTTCAACCGTTAAACTCAAGGTACAGTCAGAAAAATTTACTCTCACACCTGGCAAAATAGCAGGCACATTATTTCATTATGATCAGAAAAACGAGTTCAGTACCGATAAGGTAAAGGTGATCATTATGCCAGGTAATTTGTATGATGATCTCGACTTCAACTATTCTGTATCGCCCAAACCGGCCTCCGGGTTTTCGCAGGTACACCATATCCATAACCGGCTTACCCCTATACATGACAGTTATGACATCTGGATAAAACCTGACGTAAACCTTGGACAATATGCAGATAAAGCTGTAGTGGTGAGTACCTGGGGCGGCTGCCAGGGTGGTTATTATCAGGATGGCTATGTGAAATCAAAAGTAACCAGCTTTGGCGATTTCTTTATTAAATTAGATACCATCCCCCCGGTGATTAGGCCATTGAATATACATAATGGTAGCAACATGGCCGCCTCAAAGGGCATTAACCTGCGTATGGGCGATAATCTCTCGGGCATTAAAAGTTACATTGGAACCATTGACAATAAATGGGTTTTAATGGAATGGGATTATAAAAGTAAAATACTTAGTTATACCTTTAACGGCGAAATTGCTCCCGGCAAGCATGTGTTTAAGCTAACCGTTGGCGATAACAAAAATAATTTTTCGGAATTTAAGGCCGATTTTTACAGATAG
- a CDS encoding glycosyltransferase family 4 protein — protein MKVAVLAPVAWRTPPRHYGPWEQIASNIAEGLLKLGVDVTLFATGDSIASGKLDAVCTRGYEEDRSQDAKVLECLHISNLMEKAGQFDIIHNNFDFLPLTYSGLIKTPVITTIHGFSSPQIIPVYKKYNKTGYYVAISNADRSPELDYIATVYNGLNTGDFEFYENSDDYLLYFGRIHPNKGTAEAIQIARKSKRRLLIAGIVQDEGYYREKVEPYLSADIEYVGHAGPDRRKQLLGNAAALLHPICFDEPFGMSVAEAMLCGTPVIAFNRGSMPELIKDKETGYLVNTIDEAVEAVSQLNHINRIACYHWADSRFSSDKMVADYLNLYKKILL, from the coding sequence ATGAAGGTTGCTGTATTGGCACCAGTTGCCTGGCGTACGCCCCCAAGGCATTACGGACCATGGGAGCAAATAGCATCAAACATTGCCGAAGGCTTATTAAAATTGGGGGTAGATGTAACGCTTTTTGCCACCGGCGATTCTATTGCCTCCGGTAAGCTCGATGCTGTTTGCACCAGGGGTTACGAGGAAGATCGTAGCCAGGATGCCAAAGTGTTGGAATGTCTGCACATCAGCAATCTGATGGAAAAGGCCGGGCAGTTCGATATTATCCATAATAACTTCGATTTTTTACCACTTACTTACTCCGGGCTCATCAAAACGCCGGTAATTACTACGATACACGGGTTTTCTTCACCTCAAATTATTCCCGTGTATAAAAAATATAACAAAACCGGTTATTACGTAGCCATCAGTAACGCCGACCGCAGCCCAGAGCTTGATTATATAGCCACAGTATACAATGGTTTAAACACCGGCGATTTTGAATTTTATGAAAACTCTGATGACTATCTGCTTTACTTTGGCCGCATCCACCCGAATAAAGGCACAGCCGAAGCTATTCAGATTGCCCGAAAAAGTAAGAGAAGATTGTTGATTGCCGGCATTGTTCAGGATGAGGGCTATTACCGCGAAAAGGTTGAGCCTTATCTATCTGCTGATATTGAGTATGTGGGCCACGCCGGACCCGATAGGAGAAAACAGCTCTTAGGCAATGCCGCCGCGCTGCTGCACCCCATTTGTTTTGACGAGCCATTTGGCATGAGTGTAGCCGAAGCTATGCTTTGCGGAACGCCAGTGATTGCCTTTAACCGCGGCTCGATGCCTGAACTGATTAAGGATAAGGAAACTGGTTATTTGGTGAATACAATAGATGAAGCTGTTGAGGCAGTTAGCCAATTAAATCACATTAACCGGATAGCGTGTTATCATTGGGCAGATTCCAGGTTCTCCAGCGATAAAATGGTAGCCGATTATTTAAATCTGTATAAAAAGATACTGCTTTGA
- a CDS encoding aspartate aminotransferase family protein, translating into MPTLRQLFLAHNAQTTNFPLLLEFERAEGIYMYDTAGKAHTDLISGIGVSSLGHSNPKVIEAIKEQVDKYMHLMVYGEYVQTPQVRFAEKLVSLLPENLQSVYFTNSGAEAVEGALKLAKRFTRRQQVVACNNSYHGSTQGALSVMGNEEFKQAYRPLLPGVSFIRFNELADLQLITEQTACVIIETIQGEAGIRVPDANYMQALRKRCDETGTLLILDEIQAAFGRTGKLFAFEHFGIVPDILLLAKALGGGMPVGAFISSNVIMDALKENPILGHITTFGGHPVCCAAGLAALQVLLDENLIPGVAQKEALFRKLLVHPAIKEIRGKGLMLAIELENFDLNKKIIDRCIEHGVITDWFLHCSNSMRIAPPLIINNSEIEHACDVITEAINHYSR; encoded by the coding sequence ATGCCTACTCTCCGTCAACTTTTTTTGGCTCATAACGCGCAAACCACCAACTTTCCACTTTTGCTTGAATTTGAACGCGCGGAGGGTATTTATATGTATGATACAGCAGGCAAAGCCCATACCGATCTTATTTCGGGTATTGGAGTGAGCAGCCTGGGCCACAGCAATCCAAAGGTTATTGAAGCCATTAAAGAGCAGGTTGATAAATACATGCACCTGATGGTTTATGGCGAGTATGTGCAAACACCACAAGTGCGTTTTGCCGAAAAGCTGGTATCCCTGCTTCCCGAAAACCTGCAATCGGTATATTTCACCAACTCGGGTGCCGAAGCGGTGGAGGGCGCGCTAAAGCTGGCCAAACGCTTTACCCGCAGGCAGCAGGTAGTTGCCTGCAACAACTCCTATCACGGCAGTACGCAGGGAGCGCTAAGCGTAATGGGTAACGAGGAATTTAAACAAGCTTACCGCCCGCTGTTACCCGGCGTAAGCTTTATCCGCTTTAACGAACTCGCCGATCTGCAGCTGATCACCGAACAAACCGCCTGCGTTATTATAGAAACCATACAGGGCGAAGCCGGTATCCGCGTACCTGATGCCAACTATATGCAGGCCCTGCGCAAGCGTTGCGATGAAACCGGCACATTGCTCATACTTGATGAAATACAGGCCGCTTTCGGTCGCACAGGCAAACTATTTGCGTTTGAGCATTTTGGCATTGTACCGGATATTTTGCTGCTGGCCAAAGCTTTGGGCGGCGGGATGCCCGTTGGCGCATTTATTTCATCAAACGTTATTATGGACGCGCTGAAAGAAAACCCTATCCTTGGGCACATCACCACGTTTGGCGGTCACCCGGTATGCTGCGCGGCGGGTTTGGCCGCTTTACAGGTATTGCTTGATGAAAACCTTATACCCGGCGTAGCTCAAAAGGAAGCATTGTTCCGCAAGCTATTGGTACACCCCGCTATAAAAGAGATTCGCGGCAAGGGGTTGATGCTGGCTATTGAACTGGAAAACTTCGACCTCAATAAAAAAATAATCGATCGCTGTATTGAACACGGTGTTATAACCGACTGGTTCCTGCATTGCAGCAACTCTATGCGTATTGCCCCTCCCCTTATTATCAATAATAGCGAAATTGAGCATGCTTGCGACGTAATTACAGAGGCTATCAATCATTACTCCCGCTAA
- a CDS encoding transketolase family protein, with protein sequence MKKYTYTDKKDTRSGFGAGLLEAGKKNDQVVALCADLIGSLKMNDFIKAFPDRFVQVGIAEANMMCIAAGMTIGGKIPFTGTFANFSTGRVYDQIRQSIAYSNKNVKICASHAGLTLGEDGATHQILEDIGLMKMLPGMTVINTCDYNQTKAATLAIAEHEGPVYLRFGRPVVPVFTDPDQKFEIGKAWMVNEGADVSIFATGHLVWQAILAGEILAEQGIDAEIINIHTIKPLDAEAVLKSVAKTGCVVTAEEHNRLGGLGDSIAQLLATNNPTPQEFIAVNDSFGESGTPEQLMTKYGLDAEHIVLAAKKVLERKQNAVISI encoded by the coding sequence ATGAAAAAATACACTTACACAGATAAAAAAGATACCCGTTCGGGCTTTGGCGCCGGACTGCTGGAAGCCGGTAAAAAAAATGATCAGGTTGTCGCGCTTTGTGCCGACCTTATTGGTTCACTAAAAATGAATGATTTTATCAAGGCATTTCCCGACCGTTTTGTACAGGTTGGTATTGCCGAAGCTAATATGATGTGCATTGCTGCCGGCATGACCATCGGTGGTAAAATTCCATTTACCGGTACTTTCGCCAATTTTTCAACCGGCAGGGTTTATGATCAAATTCGCCAGTCGATAGCCTACTCCAACAAAAACGTAAAAATTTGCGCCTCACACGCCGGTTTAACCCTGGGCGAGGATGGCGCTACGCACCAGATACTGGAAGACATCGGTTTAATGAAAATGCTGCCCGGTATGACCGTGATCAATACCTGCGATTATAACCAAACCAAAGCGGCTACCCTCGCCATTGCAGAGCATGAAGGTCCGGTTTACCTGCGTTTTGGTCGGCCGGTAGTACCTGTTTTTACAGATCCCGACCAAAAATTTGAAATTGGCAAGGCCTGGATGGTGAATGAAGGTGCAGATGTGAGTATATTTGCCACCGGTCACCTGGTTTGGCAGGCCATACTTGCCGGCGAGATATTAGCCGAACAAGGTATTGATGCCGAGATCATTAACATACACACCATAAAACCGTTAGATGCGGAAGCCGTATTAAAGTCGGTAGCTAAGACAGGTTGTGTGGTTACTGCTGAAGAGCATAACCGTTTGGGTGGTTTGGGCGACAGCATTGCACAGCTGCTGGCAACAAACAATCCAACACCGCAGGAGTTTATTGCTGTTAACGACAGTTTTGGCGAAAGCGGAACACCAGAACAACTGATGACCAAGTATGGCCTTGACGCCGAGCATATAGTGCTGGCAGCAAAAAAGGTTTTGGAAAGAAAACAAAATGCCGTAATTAGCATTTAA
- a CDS encoding glycosyltransferase family 4 protein: MKIAYISTYPPRECGLATFNQNLMRAINANFPERKSLADGGFVVALNDSENLQEYEYPDEVKYIIRQDHQKDYIRAANYINTSNADVCIMEHEFGIYGGESGIYILPLINRLEKPLISILHTILKDPSYVQRIIIREIAEQSSKIIVMSQRAVEFLTSIYDIPADKIQIIEHGVPDVEAPAENPVKTLSSFKNHRVLLTFGLLSRNKGLETVVKALPRIVEKHPDVMYVVLGNTHPGVIKSSGEEYRDHLKSLAQQLGVSANLAFINKFVSEEELVNYLTACEIYVTPYLNEAQITSGTLSYAVGAGAAVVSTTYWHATELLANKRGRLFDFKNSDALADTVIELLDQKRVLKELKQNAYEYGLHLRWPVVGAEYIKVAQEASVTFDFSDKILKNSIVDPEILPKFSLTHVLRLTDDTGIVQHAKYGIPNLKEGYCLDDNARALIMALMAYQRNKSREAFELLPVYLSYIHYMQTDDGNFRNFLSFDRRYLDEVGSEDSFGRTIWALGHLIGCAASNSYREFALEIFHKSVPHFSTLRHLRGLANTIIGISLYLQVYPTDEGMVKILTNLTQPLIDAYENTQSADWQWFEEKMTYDNAILPLALLHSCEITGNEDAKRIALNTMAFLDKLTLSNGYLSPVGNDGWYYRGGTFPTFDQQAIETMAMVLMHFQAYQIFRVPQYIEKMFLSYKWFLGENTLRAPLYDHETKGCCDGLLPGGINRNQGAESTLAYLISHLTVLKAFELEYEYNKYGKQKVEIC; the protein is encoded by the coding sequence ATGAAAATAGCATATATATCAACCTATCCACCCCGCGAATGTGGCCTTGCCACTTTCAACCAAAATTTAATGCGTGCCATTAATGCCAATTTCCCCGAAAGAAAATCACTTGCCGACGGCGGTTTTGTAGTGGCCCTTAATGATTCTGAAAACTTACAGGAATATGAATACCCGGATGAGGTTAAATACATCATTCGTCAGGATCATCAGAAGGACTACATTAGGGCGGCCAACTATATCAACACCAGCAACGCTGATGTTTGTATTATGGAGCATGAGTTTGGCATATACGGGGGCGAAAGCGGTATATATATATTACCGTTAATAAACCGGCTCGAAAAGCCGCTGATCTCTATACTACATACCATATTAAAAGATCCGAGCTATGTACAGCGCATTATCATCAGGGAGATAGCAGAACAGTCGTCAAAAATTATTGTGATGAGCCAGCGTGCGGTTGAATTTTTAACCAGCATTTATGATATCCCGGCTGATAAGATCCAGATCATTGAACATGGTGTTCCGGACGTGGAAGCCCCGGCAGAAAATCCTGTTAAAACGCTATCGTCATTTAAAAACCACCGGGTGTTATTAACTTTTGGGTTGCTGAGCCGCAATAAAGGTTTGGAAACCGTTGTAAAAGCATTACCGCGAATAGTAGAGAAACATCCCGATGTAATGTATGTGGTACTGGGCAATACTCATCCTGGTGTTATCAAAAGCTCGGGCGAGGAATACCGTGACCATTTAAAATCCCTGGCCCAGCAACTTGGGGTATCGGCTAACTTGGCTTTTATCAACAAATTTGTTTCGGAAGAAGAACTGGTGAATTACCTTACCGCTTGCGAAATTTATGTAACACCCTATTTAAATGAAGCTCAGATCACCAGTGGAACGCTTTCTTATGCTGTAGGCGCGGGCGCCGCGGTAGTATCAACCACGTATTGGCACGCCACCGAACTATTGGCCAATAAACGCGGACGACTTTTTGATTTTAAAAATTCGGATGCTCTTGCCGATACCGTAATTGAGCTGCTTGATCAGAAACGTGTATTAAAGGAATTAAAACAAAACGCTTATGAATATGGCCTGCACCTACGCTGGCCGGTGGTTGGCGCCGAATATATAAAAGTAGCGCAGGAAGCAAGCGTTACATTCGATTTTAGCGATAAGATATTAAAAAATAGCATTGTTGACCCCGAAATACTGCCTAAGTTTAGTCTTACACATGTCCTCCGCTTAACCGACGATACCGGCATAGTGCAGCATGCCAAATACGGTATCCCGAATTTAAAAGAGGGCTACTGCCTTGACGACAACGCGCGGGCCCTTATTATGGCGCTGATGGCTTACCAGCGCAATAAAAGCCGGGAAGCATTTGAACTGCTACCTGTGTATTTGAGCTACATTCATTACATGCAAACCGATGATGGTAATTTCCGCAATTTCCTAAGTTTTGACAGACGGTATTTGGATGAGGTTGGATCTGAAGATTCTTTTGGGCGTACCATATGGGCGTTAGGTCATTTAATTGGCTGCGCGGCCAGCAACTCTTACCGTGAGTTTGCATTGGAAATATTTCATAAATCGGTACCACATTTTTCTACCCTTAGGCATTTAAGAGGATTAGCTAATACGATAATAGGTATAAGCCTGTACCTGCAGGTTTATCCTACCGATGAAGGTATGGTTAAAATACTCACTAACCTGACCCAACCCTTAATTGATGCCTACGAAAATACCCAGTCGGCAGACTGGCAGTGGTTTGAGGAAAAAATGACCTATGATAATGCCATACTTCCGTTAGCACTACTTCATTCGTGCGAAATTACCGGGAATGAAGATGCTAAAAGGATAGCTTTAAATACCATGGCATTTTTGGATAAGCTAACGCTTTCAAACGGCTATTTAAGCCCGGTTGGTAATGATGGCTGGTACTATCGTGGCGGTACATTCCCAACGTTTGACCAGCAGGCTATTGAAACCATGGCCATGGTGCTCATGCACTTTCAGGCTTACCAGATATTCAGGGTGCCGCAGTACATTGAAAAAATGTTCCTGAGCTACAAATGGTTCCTGGGCGAAAATACTTTACGTGCTCCTTTATACGATCATGAAACCAAGGGCTGCTGTGATGGCTTGCTACCGGGAGGTATTAACCGTAACCAGGGCGCCGAAAGTACATTGGCTTACCTGATATCGCACCTTACCGTATTGAAGGCATTTGAGCTCGAATATGAGTACAACAAGTACGGCAAGCAGAAAGTGGAGATCTGTTAA
- a CDS encoding transketolase, giving the protein MKADIQELERTASQIRRDIVRMVHGCQSGHPGGSLGCTEYFTALYFSVMNHNPEFNMDAVGEDIFFLSNGHISPVFYSTLAHAGYFDKAELGTFRKLNSRLQGHPTTHEHLPGIRIASGSLGQGLSVAIGAALTKKLNGDKSLVFTLHGDGELQEGQIWEAAMFAPHNKVDNLISTIDVNGQQIDGPTNLVLSLGDLHAKWEAFGWDVLEMKGNDMTDVVKTLELAKDRTGQGKPIMILMHTEMGYGVDFMAGSHKWHGIAPNDEQLQLALGQLEETLGDY; this is encoded by the coding sequence ATGAAAGCAGATATTCAAGAATTAGAAAGAACCGCGTCGCAAATAAGGCGCGATATTGTACGTATGGTACACGGCTGTCAATCGGGTCACCCGGGCGGTTCATTAGGATGTACCGAATATTTTACCGCTCTTTATTTTTCGGTAATGAACCACAATCCTGAGTTTAATATGGATGCCGTGGGCGAAGATATCTTCTTCTTATCAAACGGGCACATTTCGCCCGTGTTTTACAGTACGCTGGCTCATGCCGGTTATTTTGACAAGGCAGAGCTGGGTACTTTCCGCAAGCTTAATTCGCGTTTACAGGGCCACCCTACTACACATGAGCATTTACCGGGTATCCGCATTGCTTCGGGTTCATTGGGCCAGGGGCTTTCAGTAGCCATTGGCGCCGCTTTAACCAAAAAATTAAATGGCGATAAATCATTGGTATTTACCCTGCATGGCGATGGCGAACTGCAGGAAGGCCAGATATGGGAAGCTGCTATGTTTGCTCCGCATAATAAGGTTGATAACCTGATATCGACCATTGACGTAAACGGACAGCAAATTGACGGGCCAACAAACCTGGTACTGTCATTAGGCGATCTGCACGCTAAATGGGAAGCGTTTGGCTGGGATGTACTCGAAATGAAAGGTAACGATATGACCGATGTGGTAAAAACACTGGAACTGGCCAAAGACCGTACCGGCCAGGGTAAACCTATCATGATACTGATGCATACCGAAATGGGTTACGGGGTTGATTTTATGGCAGGCAGCCACAAATGGCACGGCATTGCTCCTAATGACGAACAACTACAGCTTGCCCTTGGACAACTGGAAGAAACACTGGGCGATTATTAG
- the bcp gene encoding thioredoxin-dependent thiol peroxidase, with protein sequence MATLKEGDKAPDFTAKDQNGKTVSLADYKGKNVILYFYPKDDTPGCTAESCSFRDNYQSLLSKGFEVIGVSTDDEKSHKKFETKYSLPFTLIADNDQQIVEAYGVWAEKNMYGKKYMGTVRTTFIIDGNGVISHIISKVDTQNSSQQVLDLVK encoded by the coding sequence ATGGCAACATTAAAAGAAGGCGATAAAGCCCCCGATTTTACAGCAAAGGACCAGAACGGAAAAACCGTTTCCCTTGCCGATTATAAAGGTAAAAATGTGATCCTTTATTTTTATCCAAAAGATGATACCCCGGGCTGCACGGCCGAGTCATGCAGTTTCAGAGATAATTATCAGTCGTTGCTGAGCAAAGGTTTTGAGGTAATTGGCGTAAGTACCGATGATGAAAAATCGCACAAAAAGTTCGAAACCAAATACAGCCTGCCCTTTACCCTTATTGCTGATAACGACCAGCAAATTGTAGAGGCTTATGGTGTTTGGGCCGAAAAAAACATGTATGGCAAAAAATATATGGGCACCGTACGCACCACTTTTATTATTGATGGTAACGGTGTAATCAGCCATATTATCAGTAAGGTTGATACTCAAAACTCATCGCAGCAGGTGCTCGATCTTGTAAAATAA
- a CDS encoding fumarylacetoacetate hydrolase family protein has product MKIIAIGRNYAEHAKELNNPVPAVPVIFMKPETAIIKDNKPFYHPDFSEDVHHEIEIVLKISKEGKHISEKFAAGYYEEIALGIDFTARDIQSKHKEKGLPWELAKAFDGSAPLSAFVPRAKFPDIYDLNFKLDINGETRQQGNTRDLLFPFENIIAFVSKYVTLKKGDLIFTGTPPGVSKVKVGDRLEGYLEDEKLLDFYVK; this is encoded by the coding sequence ATGAAAATTATTGCCATTGGCCGCAATTACGCCGAGCACGCCAAAGAATTAAATAACCCGGTACCCGCAGTTCCGGTTATTTTCATGAAACCCGAAACGGCCATTATCAAAGATAACAAGCCTTTTTACCATCCAGATTTCTCGGAAGATGTACATCACGAAATTGAGATCGTTTTAAAAATAAGCAAAGAAGGCAAGCATATCAGCGAAAAATTCGCAGCCGGTTACTATGAAGAAATTGCCTTAGGTATTGACTTTACCGCACGTGATATTCAGAGCAAACACAAAGAAAAGGGTCTGCCCTGGGAGCTTGCCAAAGCCTTTGATGGCTCTGCTCCACTAAGCGCTTTTGTACCCAGGGCCAAATTCCCGGATATTTATGATCTTAACTTTAAACTGGATATCAACGGCGAAACCAGGCAACAGGGCAACACCCGCGATCTGCTGTTTCCGTTTGAAAATATTATAGCATTTGTTTCAAAATACGTTACCCTTAAAAAGGGCGACCTTATATTCACCGGTACCCCACCCGGGGTATCAAAAGTAAAAGTTGGCGACAGGCTGGAAGGATACCTGGAGGATGAAAAACTGCTCGACTTTTACGTTAAATAA
- a CDS encoding RNA polymerase sigma factor encodes MSLQVEDSEILSKFQEEKTRNEAFNLLLKKYQQKIYWHIRRMVIDHDDADDLVQDVFIKVWKNLLSFRNDAQLYTWMYRIASNECITFLNKKKQKNNVPLDDVAYELADTLADSSYFNGDQAQRKLQEALLTLPEKQRLVFNMKYYDDMKYEEISDVLGTSVGALKASFHLAVKKIEAFLLSKD; translated from the coding sequence ATGTCGTTGCAGGTTGAAGATTCAGAGATTTTAAGCAAGTTCCAGGAGGAGAAAACACGTAACGAAGCGTTTAACCTGTTATTGAAAAAATACCAGCAAAAAATTTACTGGCACATCAGGCGCATGGTTATTGATCATGACGATGCGGACGACCTGGTACAGGATGTTTTTATAAAGGTTTGGAAAAACCTGCTTAGTTTTAGAAATGACGCCCAGCTATATACCTGGATGTACAGGATAGCATCCAACGAGTGTATTACTTTTTTGAATAAGAAAAAACAAAAGAATAATGTCCCGTTGGACGATGTAGCTTATGAACTGGCCGATACACTGGCTGATTCAAGTTACTTTAATGGCGACCAGGCACAGCGCAAATTACAGGAGGCTCTGTTAACCTTGCCCGAAAAACAGCGGTTGGTATTCAATATGAAGTATTATGACGATATGAAGTATGAAGAAATATCAGACGTTTTGGGTACCAGCGTAGGTGCTTTAAAGGCATCTTTTCACCTGGCAGTTAAAAAAATTGAAGCCTTTTTGCTATCTAAAGATTAA